The Parabacteroides timonensis sequence GGAGATGTACCTTTGATCACTAAGACGTTGAGTGTGGCGGAAGCTCGCGAAACGTCTCGGCAACCTCGTCAGGAGGTATTGGATTTTGTGTTAAAGGAGCTGGAAGAAGGTGTGCTGCCGAATATCGATAAAGTCTCTGTAACAGAAAGAGGTCGTGTTAACAAACAGGTAGTGAATGCATTCCTTTCCCGTATTTATCTGTACGAAAAAAATTATGAAAAAGTACTTTATTATACGAACGAGGTTATCGGGACCGGAGAATATGAGCTTCATTCCAATTATGAAGAGTTATTCCGCCCGCAGGCTGATGCAAGTAATAAAGAAGTGATTTTTGAGCGTCAATACAGTTCTCCACTGGTTGTGCATGAACTGAATCGTAACTTGTCTCCGGCTTCTTCTGTTTATTCCGGTTGGTCACATGTGTTGGGGTTGCAGGAATTGGTAGACGATTATGAATGTGTGAACGGTCATCCGGTTTCCGAATGCGAATCTCTGGGTTGTGAATATTTCCAGAAAAGGAAAGATGCGGAAGCTGAAACGCATCGTGGAGAATATGATTTCCGCGATCCCCGTCTGGCTGCTACCATCATGTGGCCGTACTGGGAATGGAAAGTAGGGGGAAATGTTGTTTCCCGCTATGGTGTGGATGATCCGGATAGCAAGGATTATGTAAAGAAAGAAACACATATGACCGGTTTTCTGGTTACTAAATGGGTGGATTTGCAGGGGGAATATGCAGACCGTACCCGTGGTCAGAAGAATATGACCGTCTTGCGTTATGGGGATGTCCTTTTGATGCGGGCAGAAGCCTTGATTGAACTGGGACAGGATTTGGGTGGAGCTGTTGCTCTGATTAATCAGATTCGTCAACGGGCCGGAATGCCTGATATCGCAATAGCTTCTCAATTCGTATTGCGTGACAAGCTACGCCATGAAAGACGTATAGAAACTGCCTTTGAAGGTTTGCGTTATTTCGATATCATTCGTTGGCATATTGCAGATAAGGTGAAATCTGGAAAGGTGTATGGTGCTCGTTTGAAGGCGATCAGTGATGCGATGGACAATAAATTTGTGGAAGAACGTTTCTGGAATGATAAAATGTATTTGTTCCC is a genomic window containing:
- a CDS encoding RagB/SusD family nutrient uptake outer membrane protein, which gives rise to MKSIKIYICAVLMVLGISSCDSFLTTPPLDQISEDQWWNDKGQTEMMVKGAYEYVPGPNEVVLRDCISDNATHRDAKYKEVGNGTYTTQSGAVKDEWRYASIAKLNYILEGIEKAKDQISEEEYLRFNAEVRFIRAFVYYNMVFFFGDVPLITKTLSVAEARETSRQPRQEVLDFVLKELEEGVLPNIDKVSVTERGRVNKQVVNAFLSRIYLYEKNYEKVLYYTNEVIGTGEYELHSNYEELFRPQADASNKEVIFERQYSSPLVVHELNRNLSPASSVYSGWSHVLGLQELVDDYECVNGHPVSECESLGCEYFQKRKDAEAETHRGEYDFRDPRLAATIMWPYWEWKVGGNVVSRYGVDDPDSKDYVKKETHMTGFLVTKWVDLQGEYADRTRGQKNMTVLRYGDVLLMRAEALIELGQDLGGAVALINQIRQRAGMPDIAIASQFVLRDKLRHERRIETAFEGLRYFDIIRWHIADKVKSGKVYGARLKAISDAMDNKFVEERFWNDKMYLFPVPQEAIDNNPNLVQNKDW